A region from the Medicago truncatula cultivar Jemalong A17 chromosome 6, MtrunA17r5.0-ANR, whole genome shotgun sequence genome encodes:
- the LOC25496277 gene encoding albumin-2: MTKSGYVNAVIRSSKSNEAYFFINDKYALLDYGVTGKSGGDKLLYGPTLVRDGFKSHAHTIFGSYGIDCAFDTDNNEAFIFYENFCALIDYAPHSDKDKIITGPKKIADMFPFFKGTVFENGIDAAVRSTVGKEVHLFKGDKYARIDYGTNRLVQGILYITDSFEGFSGTFFEAGMDAAFATHTANLAYIFKGDYYVAVSFTPGSSSNGTMLGPVARISKHWTALTALVPLKN; encoded by the coding sequence ATGACAAAATCTGGTTATGTAAATGCTGTAATTCGTTCATCTAAGTCCAATGAAGCTTACTTTTTCATCAATGATAAGTACGCGCTGTTGGACTATGGAGTAACCGGCAAAAGCGGAGGAGATAAACTTTTGTATGGGCCTACTCTTGTCCGTGATGGTTTTAAATCACATGCTCATACAATATTTGGAAGCTATGGAATTGATTGTGCCTTTGACACCGATAACAACGAGGCATTCatcttttatgaaaatttttgtgctCTCATAGACTATGCACCACACTCCGACAAAGACAAAATAATCACTGGTCCTAAGAAAATTGCCGACATGTTTCCTTTTTTCAAAGGAACCGTATTCGAAAATGGAATAGACGCTGCAGTAAGATCAACTGTGGGCAAAGAAGTTCACTTATTCAAAGGAGACAAGTATGCTCGTATAGACTATGGCACCAACCGTCTAGTACAAGGTATCTTGTACATCACCGATAGTTTTGAGGGTTTCTCTGGCACATTCTTTGAAGCTGGAATGGACGCAGCATTTGCTACTCACACAGCAAATCTAGCCTACATTTTCAAAGGAGATTACTATGTAGCTGTCTCTTTTACCCCAGGATCATCATCAAATGGCACCATGTTAGGTCCTGTCGCCCGAATTAGCAAACATTGGACTGCTCTTACTGCCCTTGTACCTCTAAAGAATTAA
- the LOC120576001 gene encoding uncharacterized protein, protein MEVEDLNVLGRRFSWYHPNGRSMSRIDRVLISEEWGLLWGDSSLWVLPRDVSDHCPLILQHGGWDWGPRPFRFNNFWLENRAFKGVVEEAWRDHPFNGWMSIVLKEKLKRLKFIIKEWHKGEYGDMETKNEKLVEDISVFDVRGEEVGLNGEEIQHRKALFGDLWRILKAKDANMVQRARSRWIKNGDANSNYFHKCVKLRHSRNAIKALRLGEECVQSPTDDNVSLVAPFSLEEIEGDLESCDGDKSLGPDGFNFAFVKKFWYLIKGEVRIMFDQFDGKEMLPRGCLYKLLAKVLATSLAKVMNPINEIVNFARKSKLECLILKVDFEKAYDSEDGKVYSHLQYADDTICVGKVMVENLWTLKALLRGFEMASGLKYLGLPVGGNPGRIVMWDPLLDQFSKRLCSWGNKYLIFGGRIVLLNSVLNAIPIFYLSFLKMPVSVAKKVVKIQWEFLWGGTKGGRKTNWVSWKVVCCPKEYGGLGLRDVSLTNLCLLGKWKWRLLLGDNALWKEVLVERYSNIVEEILEGGVSRWLSNASRWWKDLVSLAKGEEVDWFNEEVVRSVGKGVTTSFWRVAYGEGMCLLGKDFIDSFLSCCEFDEKSHQ, encoded by the exons ATGGAGGTGGAAGATTTGAATGTGTTGGGTAGAAGGTTTTCTTGGTACCATCCGAACGGAAGATCTATGAGTCGTATTGATAGGGTTCTTATTTCTGAAGAATGGGGTCTTTTATGGGGAGATTCCTCGCTTTGGGTGCTCCCTAGAGATGTTTCGGATCATTGTCCGCTTATTTTGCAACATGGAGGTTGGGATTGGGGTCCGCGTCCTTTCCgatttaataatttttggttGGAAAATCGGGCCTTCAAAGGGGTGGTGGAGGAGGCTTGGAGGGATCATCCATTTAATGGGTGGATGAGTATTGTGCTTAAGGAAAAGCTTAAAAGGTTGAAATTTATTATTAAGGAGTGGCATAAAGGTGAATATGGTGATATGGAGACTAAAAATGAGAAGTTGGTCGAAGATATTAGTGTGTTTGATGTTAGAGGGGAGGAGGTAGGTTTGAATGGGGAAGAGATTCAACATCGTAAAGCTTTGTTTGGGGATTTATGGAGAATTTTAAAGGCAAAGGATGCTAATATGGTGCAAAGGGCAAGATCAAGATGGATTAAGAATGGTGAtgcaaattcaaattattttcataagtgtGTGAAGTTGAGACATAGTCGGAATGCTATCAAGGCTTTAAGGTTGGGAGAGGAGTGCGTGCAATCCCCAACGGAT GATAATGTTAGTTTGGTGGCCCCTTTTTCGCTTGAGGAGATCGAAGGGGATTTGGAGAGTTGTGATGGGGATAAGAGTCTGGGCCCGGATGGTTTCAACTTTGCTTTTGTGAAAAAGTTTTGGTATTTGATTAAGGGAGAGGTGCGGATTATGTTCGACCAATTTGATGGGAAGGAGATGCTTCCTAGAG GTTGTCTTTATAAACTTTTGGCGAAGGTTCTCGCTACGAGTTTGGCAAAGGTTATGAATCctattaatgaaattgttaatTTTGCGAGGAAGTCTAAGTTGGAATGTTTGATTCTTAAGGTGGATTTCGAGAAGGCTTATGATTCG GAGGATGGTAAGGTATATTCTCATCTTCAATATGCCGATGATACTATTTGCGTGGGGAAagtcatggtggagaatttgtgGACTTTGAAAGCTTTGCTAAGAGGCTTTGAGATGGCATCCGGATTGAAG tACTTGGGTTTGCCGGTAGGTGGGAACCCGGGTAGAATTGTGATGTGGGATCCTTTATTAGATCAATTTTCTAAGAGGTTGTGCTCTTGGGGGAACAAATATCTTATTTTTGGAGGTCGTATTGTCCTCCTAAATTCCGTTTTGAATGCAATTCCGATTTTTTacctatcttttttaaaaatgccGGTGAGTGTAGCGAAAAAGGTAGTTAAAATTCAATGGGAATTTCTTTGGGGAGGTACGAAGGGAGGGAGGAAGACTAATTGGGTTAGTTGGAAGGTGGTGTGTTGTCCAAAGGAATATGGTGGCCTTGGACTTAGAGATGTTAGTCTCACAAATTTGTGTCTTCTGGGAAAGTGGAAATGGCGGTTATTGCTAGGTGACAATGCTCTTTGGAAGGAGGTGCTAGTGGAGAGGTACAGTAATATAGTGGAAGAAATCTTGGAGGGTGGTGTTAGTAGGTGGCTGAGTAATGCCTCAAGGTGGTGGAAGGACTTAGTTTCACTAGCCAAAGGCGAAGAGGTAGATTGGTTTAATGAGGAGGTGGTGAGAAGTGTTGGTAAGGGGGTCACGACGAGCTTTTGGAGGGTGGCATATGGAGAGGGGATGTGCCTTTTAGGGAAAGATTTCATAGACTCTTTTCTATcttgttgcgaattcgatgaaaaatcacaccaataa